Proteins encoded within one genomic window of Columba livia isolate bColLiv1 breed racing homer chromosome 1, bColLiv1.pat.W.v2, whole genome shotgun sequence:
- the YARS2 gene encoding tyrosine--tRNA ligase, mitochondrial, with protein sequence MAAPTLGRRCGRAARLWGGPHRVLPPLSLRRRAHEQPRRARGAMGLLAAQCERGLFQEVFPAQSAEEQLLELLAPGRPPLTAYCGFDPTADSLHVGHLLPVMALLHFQRAGHNVIAVVGGATARLGDPSGRERAREPLAAERVRAQARGLRAGLERLFENHRELFRGAGGERLGQAVLLDNSGWLGRQQLLDFLGGAGGRLRMGTLLSRQSCQARLRSPEGMSLAEFLYPALQAYDFLHLHQQHGCRVQVGGADQMGNIMSGYELVTKMTGTDVFGITVPLITSTTGDKLGKTAGNAVWLNREKTSPFELYQFFVRQQDNVVEKYLKLFTFLPLEEIDHIMEMHAKEPEKWGPQKRLAAEVTKLVHGREGLESAKRCTKALYYSSMEALEAMSDQELQELFKQAPSAELLLEPGMNVLDLCRKANAIPDGPSGYQKITDGGVSINGIRVTDPETVLILGQHILKNGVSLLRIGKKNYYIIKWLQL encoded by the exons ATGGCGGCGCCCACACTAGGCCGGCGGTGCGGCCGGGCAGCGCGGCTGTGGGGCGGCCCGCACCGGGTCCTGCCGCCGCTCTCGCTCCGGCGGCGAGCCCACGAACAGCCGCGGCGGGCCCGGGGCGCCATGGGGCTGCTGGCGGCGCAGTGCGAGCGCGGCCTCTTCCAGGAGGTGTTCCCGGCACAGAGCGcggaggagcagctgctggagctgctggcgcCGGGCCGCCCGCCCCTCACCGCCTACTGCGGCTTCGACCCCACGGCCGACTCGCTTCACGTCGGGCACCTGCTGCCCGTCATGGCGCTCCTGCACTTCCAGCGCGCCGGCCACAACGTTATCGCCGTGGTGGGCGGTGCCACGGCGCGGCTGGGGGACCCCAGTGGCCGGGAGCGGGCGCGGGAACCGCTGGCGGCGGAGCGGGTGCGGGCGCAggcgcgggggctgcgggcCGGCCTGGAGCGGCTGTTCGAGAACCACCGGGAGCTGTTCCGGGGGGCGGGCGGCGAGCGGCTGGGGCAGGCGGTGCTGCTGGACAACTCCGGCTGGCTGGGCCGGCAGCAGCTGCTCGACTTCctcggcggggccggcgggcggcTCCGCATGGGCACGCTGCTGAGCCGGCAGAGCTGCCAGGCGCGGCTGCGGAGCCCCGAGGGCATGAGCCTGGCCGAGTTCCTCTACCCGGCGCTGCAGGCCTACGATTTCCTCCACCTCCACCAGCAGCACGGCTGCCGCGTCCAGGTGGGGGGCGCCGACCAGATGGGCAACATCATGTCCGGCTACGAGCTCGTCACCAA GATGACAGGAACAGATGTGTTTGGAATTACTGTACCTCTTATTACCAGTACTACTGGAGATAAACTGGGAAAGACTGCTGGCAATGCAGTTTGGCTAAACAGAGAGAAGACCTCTCCATTTGAGCTATATCAGTTTTTTGTCAGACAACAGGATAACGTGGTTGAAAA ATACCTGAAACTCTTCACCTTTCTTCCTCTTGAGGAGATTGACCACATTATGGAAATGCATGCAAAAGAACCTGAAAAATGGGGTCCTCAGAAACGACTTGCTGCAGAAGTGACCAAGCTTGTTCATGGCAGAGAGGGGCTAGAGTCAGCTAAGAG GTGTACTAAGGCCCTTTATTACAGCAGCATGGAGGCATTGGAAGCTATGTCTGACCAAGAGCTACAGGAACTTTTCAAACAAGCTCCTTCAGCTGAATTGCTGCTCGAACCGGGAATGAATGTTCTTGACTTGTGTCGCAAAGCAAATGCCATTCCAGATGGACCCAGTGG gtacCAGAAAATTACAGATGGTGGAGTTTCAATAAATGGGATTCGAGTAACTGATCCTGAGACTGTTCTTATTCTTGGACAACATATTCTCAAGAATGGAGTGTCATTGCTTAggattggaaagaaaaattactacATCATAAAATGGTTGCAGTTGTGA